Genomic window (Drosophila albomicans strain 15112-1751.03 chromosome X, ASM965048v2, whole genome shotgun sequence):
aaacaaatttaattgtgtttattGTCAAACCAAATATTGCTTGTATTTcactttttgaaaaatattacttGAAAAATTTTCGttgatttgctttatttagAATGAAAAAACCACAcattttgcacaaaaatttAGTGTAATCGTTGCCAGACCAATTGAATAATGTGTGGGCACTCGcaattgaatacaaattttatatattactagcaacaacaattgcagataaaaatataacaaaaaaaaacgcgtTTCTAGTCAACTGTTGAAATAATTGTTGGAGATTAACGAAtgacatatatttttgtacatgtGGAAATCGATTAGTGGGGCAACACTGGCCGCCGCCGACGACGACTACAACTGCCGCGATAGACATAACGTGCGTGTATCGGTGTCGACTCTTCTTCAGTTCTTCAGTTTTCCGCTAGGTGGCGATACGGCGGGCGCAAAGTAAAGTCTCAGACGTGCGAGTGGTCGAATTTTTTCTATACGTGAAATAACCAAGTGCAAATATCAAACGCAACGCAATGGCTGCTAGATTTATACAGAAAATTGTAAGAATCCCAAAGGACACTAGcctagttatatattatagtGCTTCCCAGCATAAATCATAGGCAAACAATGTGCCGCGAATGtcttaataagaaaaaaaaacctcaaCTTCTTCGCCCCCGTCACCCGCTGTTTCCAACACAGACCAGCAGCGTTTCCTCGATTGATTACGTGCTGTGGGGGAAAAAGAATAATGTTGATTTCCAAACACTAACATcaatgattttgtttttccgCAACTGCCCTTTTTAAAACcccaaataacaacaacaaccaaccaaccaaccatcAACGTGCAAACATCAAACACAACcaacacaccaacaacaacacgttACGCAAAAAATTTGCAGCTAAAACAATTGGGTTTAAATGCTGCGCGTGATGCGGCGACAGCGACCGAGTCAACGGCCTTGGCCGGAGCGACACTTCAAGCCAAGGTTCGTGCAGCAGCCTAAATCAACAAGAACAGCATATTAAGCATCaacacccacaaaaaaaaaagaacacaagGAGACAGCGCAAgaacaatttgaaaaaaatcaaactgCTCCTTttacataacacacacacgacaCGAAGAAGAATCGGCCTCTCGTTTTCGATCGTCCGTCCGTTCGTCGTCCCCCTATCTCTTGATCGCATTTAATCAGATTTGGAAGCGACGAGTGGgccatatataataaattaattatacttCGTTATGCGTTATCACTGCGCCACTTTGCACGGATTGCATAAAAAGTACTGGCAACCCTTTTATTGCCTGTCAGACGCGCGCTCTAACCTCAACAATAAGccagaacgagaacgagaacacGACGAACGCAAtgcagctgtgtgtgttgctctGCTAGCGCCgtcgcctcctcctcctgcgtTGCGTTTGTTTTGCATGTGAGGCCAGATGatgtctctgtctcttatGTAACTAATCAGCCAGTCGTCGGGCAGCCATCTGGCGACATAAATGCGTATTTCTgcttgtaattgtaattgtagttTGTAGCTACTGTTGTTATTGGTGTTGCGTGTCAACTGTTAACTGTTTGTTCgtttattgtattgttttcttagcttttgcatttgcatttgttgttgtcttgcaGGTGAACACAACGCCCGCGGCTGCCCGTGCCTATTCATCCGGCAACAAAAAGGTGACACTCATACCCGGCGATGGCATTGGTCCCGAGATCTCTGCCGCCGTGCAAAAGATTTTCACTGCCGCCAATGTGCCCATCGAGTGGGAGGCTGTCGATGTGACGCCTGTTCGCGTAAGTTAAAAtcgtttttttcgtttttttttttcaaaagttGGCGCACTAACTAGGCACTAACTAGTTTAGTGTGACCAGCTGATAGCAATCGATATTGCGAAGAAAGCATGTGATTGATTTGCCAACTAATTATGTTTAGGTGGCAACGCCACGCGCCATTTAAAACTTGCTTTGAAATTGAGTTtgaatttgtatgtgtgtgtgttttttttatgtaggGTCCCGATGGTAAATTTGGCATACCCCAGGCTGCCATTGATTCGGTGAACACGAACAAGATTGGCCTCAAGGGTCCACTGATGACACCCGTGGGCAAGGGACATCGCTCGCTCAACTTGGCCCTGCGTAAGGAGTTCAATCTGTATGCCAATGTGCGTCCCTGCCGCAGCTTGGAGGGCTACAAGACCCTCTACGACGATGTCGATGTGGTGACCATTCGCGAGAACACCGAGGGCGAGTACTCGGGCATTGAGCACGAGATTGTTGACGGTGTGGTGCAGAGCATCAAGCTGATCACCGAGGAGGCCTCCAAGCGTGTGGCCGAATACGCCTTCCAATATGCCAAGAACAACAATCGCAAGAAGGTCACCGTTGTCCACAAGGCCAACATTATGTAAGCAGAGTGCTGAGCATAGCAGCACGTGTAGCAATCTCTTATCCAACAATGACTCTTCTTATTCCCCATTTGTTTAGGCGCATGTCCGATGGCCTGTTTCTGCGTTGTGTGCGCGACATGGCGCAAAAGTACCCGGAAATTCAGTTTGAGGAGCGTTACTTGGATACCGTGTGCCTCAACATGGTGCAGAACCCAGGCAAATACGATGTGCTGGTAAGTTGAGCTGTTTTGTGATCACAACAAAACCATTCCTCACATGTTTCTGTATTACAACAGGTGATGCCCAATCTGTATGGTGATATTCTGTCTGATATGTGCGCCGGTCTGGTTGGCGGTCTGGGCCTGACGCCATCGGGCAACATGGGACTGAACGGTGCTCTGTTCGAGTCTGTGCACGGCACTGCGCCCGATATTGCTGGCAAGGATCTGGCCAATCCCACGGCGCTGCTGCTCTCCGCTGTGATGATGTTGCGTCACATGGAGCTCAATTCGCATGCCGATAAAATTGAGCGTGCCGCCTTCGAGACCATCAAGGAGGGCAAATATCTAACCGGTGATCTCGGCGGTCGTGCCAAGTGCTCCGAGTTCACGAACGAGATCTGCGCCAAGCTCTAAACTCTAAGCGCACCCAAGCTCAATTTATATGCACGAACACCATGCAAAACTAATAAATGTCGCAACTGCAGAGTGTTCCACAATGGGagccgcaacaacagcaacaacgacattATTGGACACTCTTGCGcctcaaaccaaaaaaaaaaggaagaaaaatgataatagcaacaaaaagctACGACAACTAGCAaccaatacaacaacaacaactagcaaccaacacaacaacaactacaacactCAAATTAAGCCGACAGTTTctaatgtgtgttttttttttatttagttaaatttaaatttatgcaaaagaGAACCcaaagtatttttatgttcgaatacttaaattaaacaaaagaatgaaagaatTATGCAATCAGTTAACAATTTGCTGAGGTCCAAAATTGATATTGTtaacaagaaaagaaagtaaagtatttatttgtcGCCATCCTGATGAACCAATAATActacttaattattattattgtttattattgaaaatacacGCTTGCATGTAtatcaaaaccaaaacaaaaaacaaaagtatgccaacaaaagtaattgtaattatttattaattgtttagAAATTATGCCCTCCCATTAAAACCCCtcctcacaaaaaaaaaccaaacaaaacaaacaaaaaaaaaacaagaaaacaaaaacaaaaatgtcaaattaagCCCAACACAAaagtaattgaattgaattaattaaacaacaacaacaacaaccattgTTAgaatcaaagtcaaagttgagtgcaaaaaggaaaatggttacaataataataataataataaataacaataaagaaaaacaacaaattattaaacgaTGATAATGCTGATGAGATGATGAATgaactatttaaattgtatgcaaTTGTTATTGATAATTAAGCGATTAACGAATgtaataaatgcaacaaagaatagtgcaagcaacaaaacacaaaatgtcaTGCAATTGTTGAAaactcaataaaaacaaacaaacaaacattgtAAACTTACGTAATTGTTGTAAGCGAACAGGATTGCAATTATCAATTGCTTtattctatgtgtgtgtgtgctgaaagtgtaataacaataacagcttgtatgtgtatgtaatcCCCCCCTCGTTCCCCCCTCCTTCCCAGTCAAGTGTTCTAATCTAAGACGGTGTGTAATCAATGTTCTTCATCGGCACCAAATGTCGTCCCAATTCGCCGCATTCCAACAGCGTGCGACCATCGAGGACATAGATGTAATTCGGATTGACAAAGAAGACGATCTCAGTGTCCGGTTCAGAGGTCAACTGCTTGAGAATGCTGTTGGACAATCCGATCTCCTTGTCCCGGATGGACAACGAGATGCGTGTCGCCTCGCCAAAGATGTTGCGGCCACTGTGCGGCTCCTTGTCGCCAACAATGCGAGACTGGACAACCACCTCGATCAGCTCATGGCGAACGACGCACAGCACATCGCCAAAGAGCAGCGGCAACTGCTGCTGGCCAAACTCCAGCAGGATCATCGACTTGAGCGGCACACATTCCATGGTACTCGATAGCATTCGATAGTTGCAGTGGCCCATGCGGTTGGGCAACGGCTCGaacatttgcaaattgttggcGAAGCACACACGCTTGGCCATTATCGAACTTCTGTTGCACAGCGGACGCATCACATTCCAGTTGTGATCGAGAGTGGTCGATGGCAAGTCGTATGACGACAGCAGCGGATCGTTGATGCCACCAGCAATTAGCATTAGTTTCTGCTCCATCAGCTCCTGCGCATCCAGCTGCAACGGATTCTCGTCCAACACCTCCAGCAGCATGTGCAACAGCCTCGACTGCAGACCCATCGAGGagtcctcttcctcctcctcttctctgCCAGGCGGATCAGCCTCGGTTGCTGCCTCCTCCTCTTCTGGCTCGGGCTGCTCGAGCAGCAGCGGCACAGCGTGTCCCTGATCGTCGAGCACCTGGCAAATGTCTCCATTCGCATCCCAGCAGATGCCCCAAATGCATTCGGAACGTGCGTTGTCGATGTGCGTCATTCTTTGGATAATATGCAGCAATTGACTTTTCCTTAAGCTCACTTTTTTACGGCTGTCAAACTGTGAATGCACTTTTCACTGATTTGCTGCCATTGACAACATTGACATAAATCTCAAGGATGACATGATGAGTGTTCTCATCCAAAtgttgtttaacaaatttcgatcgaaaaatgcatttgaaacaATGTTTCAAGGCGATTTCTAACAGTTCCTCCCAGCATTATGATTGTCAATAGGGAAAGAGAAAGGATAATTTGATCCAAAGAGAAAGGCTAATTTGATCCTTTTTATATTCCGCagataaatacttaaattacaTTTCGGTATTTCGATATAACGAAACTATTATCAAAGCTTTCATTATAGAAACGAAAGTGAATTAAAGttcctttcttttctttcttttttatagtAGCTCATTAAAATTTACTATATTCCTCTTAAGTTACAGATAGAATTCACATCTTTTTGGCAaaggaatttaatttaatcgcTCATTATGCTTTTcgactaaaaaatactaaaattatgcCTTGAAATACCGcagataaatacaaaaattacatttcattttaatatgaaaatgtgtTGAAGTTCCTCTCttcccttttctttttttattcaaattttctgTATTCATTTTGAGTTACAGAAAGAATTTCAATCTTTTTGAGAa
Coding sequences:
- the LOC117578326 gene encoding probable isocitrate dehydrogenase [NAD] subunit alpha, mitochondrial isoform X1, with the protein product MAARFIQKILKQLGLNAARDAATATESTALAGATLQAKVNTTPAAARAYSSGNKKVTLIPGDGIGPEISAAVQKIFTAANVPIEWEAVDVTPVRGPDGKFGIPQAAIDSVNTNKIGLKGPLMTPVGKGHRSLNLALRKEFNLYANVRPCRSLEGYKTLYDDVDVVTIRENTEGEYSGIEHEIVDGVVQSIKLITEEASKRVAEYAFQYAKNNNRKKVTVVHKANIMRMSDGLFLRCVRDMAQKYPEIQFEERYLDTVCLNMVQNPGKYDVLVMPNLYGDILSDMCAGLVGGLGLTPSGNMGLNGALFESVHGTAPDIAGKDLANPTALLLSAVMMLRHMELNSHADKIERAAFETIKEGKYLTGDLGGRAKCSEFTNEICAKL
- the LOC117578326 gene encoding probable isocitrate dehydrogenase [NAD] subunit alpha, mitochondrial isoform X2, whose product is MAARFIQKIVNTTPAAARAYSSGNKKVTLIPGDGIGPEISAAVQKIFTAANVPIEWEAVDVTPVRGPDGKFGIPQAAIDSVNTNKIGLKGPLMTPVGKGHRSLNLALRKEFNLYANVRPCRSLEGYKTLYDDVDVVTIRENTEGEYSGIEHEIVDGVVQSIKLITEEASKRVAEYAFQYAKNNNRKKVTVVHKANIMRMSDGLFLRCVRDMAQKYPEIQFEERYLDTVCLNMVQNPGKYDVLVMPNLYGDILSDMCAGLVGGLGLTPSGNMGLNGALFESVHGTAPDIAGKDLANPTALLLSAVMMLRHMELNSHADKIERAAFETIKEGKYLTGDLGGRAKCSEFTNEICAKL